A single window of Polyangiaceae bacterium DNA harbors:
- a CDS encoding M20/M25/M40 family metallo-hydrolase — METSDLQRVTDDVKRLASDDFGGRGTGDKGAQLAAELIEQRFKELGLEPFGDGDGAAKQFRNKFSARVGAKVDPPKLDVSRAKQKPTALADGASITADGSESGEAQGVVVFVGHGVTAPAVTWDDYAGKEIAGKVALVLDGAPAPADDKQAKALRDFKSARYKLRTAREHKAAGVIIVAAGEELPLEPADARGMGVPGVVIKRSVAKQLFPDIKWDDVAKTASKAAVKPRELAGVNVKMTTRIEPTMADAWNVVARLPAKSDSPTASEYVVIGAHYDHLGMGGTSSSRAPGSRAIHHGADDNASGTSLLLDVARRLSKLPEKPSRSVVFIAFGAEELGTLGSRHWVEHPPVPMTSIVAMINADMVGRMRERTLVVDGTGTSAAWTELLQKANEGLSLNLKLGAEGFGASDHAPFTAARVPVAFLFTGVHDDYHLPSDTAEKIDVGGIDLAATLAARLTLAVAQRPERLVFVDPPSADPHRGGGSGTGRGFKVSLGTIPDYAWQGKGVKLTGARPDSPALRAGLQAGDVIVKLGTHDITNVHDYVYALQELEPGRETTVEVEREGKRLPLKIIPAPGR, encoded by the coding sequence ATCGAAACGAGCGATCTGCAGCGCGTGACGGACGACGTCAAGCGCCTCGCGTCCGACGACTTTGGCGGTCGCGGAACGGGCGACAAGGGCGCGCAGCTCGCCGCCGAGCTCATCGAACAACGCTTCAAGGAGCTCGGCCTCGAGCCGTTCGGTGACGGAGATGGCGCGGCCAAGCAGTTCCGCAACAAGTTCTCCGCTCGCGTGGGTGCAAAAGTCGACCCCCCGAAGCTCGATGTTTCACGCGCAAAACAAAAGCCGACGGCGCTCGCCGACGGCGCGAGCATCACAGCCGATGGTTCCGAAAGCGGCGAAGCACAAGGCGTCGTCGTGTTCGTGGGGCACGGCGTCACCGCGCCAGCCGTGACGTGGGACGACTACGCGGGCAAGGAAATCGCGGGCAAAGTGGCGCTCGTCCTCGATGGCGCGCCCGCACCAGCAGACGACAAGCAAGCGAAGGCTCTGCGCGACTTCAAGAGCGCTCGGTACAAGCTGCGTACGGCTCGCGAACACAAAGCGGCGGGCGTGATCATCGTCGCCGCGGGTGAAGAGCTTCCTCTCGAGCCTGCGGATGCGCGCGGCATGGGCGTTCCGGGCGTCGTCATCAAACGCAGCGTCGCCAAACAACTCTTCCCGGACATCAAGTGGGACGATGTTGCAAAGACCGCGTCGAAGGCCGCCGTCAAACCGCGAGAGCTTGCAGGCGTGAACGTCAAGATGACGACGCGCATCGAGCCGACGATGGCGGATGCATGGAACGTCGTCGCGCGTTTGCCTGCAAAAAGCGACTCGCCAACCGCCAGTGAATACGTCGTGATCGGCGCGCACTACGATCACCTCGGCATGGGCGGCACGTCGTCGTCTCGCGCGCCCGGCTCGCGCGCGATTCATCACGGCGCAGACGACAACGCATCGGGCACATCGCTGCTCCTCGATGTCGCGCGGCGCCTGTCGAAATTGCCCGAAAAGCCGTCGCGAAGCGTCGTGTTCATCGCGTTCGGCGCCGAAGAGCTCGGTACGCTCGGTTCACGTCACTGGGTCGAACATCCGCCCGTGCCCATGACGTCGATCGTCGCGATGATCAACGCGGACATGGTCGGTCGCATGCGTGAGCGCACGTTGGTCGTCGATGGAACGGGCACGTCCGCCGCGTGGACGGAGCTATTGCAGAAGGCGAACGAAGGTTTGTCCCTGAACTTGAAGCTCGGAGCGGAAGGGTTTGGCGCGAGCGACCATGCGCCGTTCACGGCGGCTCGAGTGCCCGTGGCGTTCTTGTTCACGGGCGTGCACGACGACTATCACTTGCCGAGTGACACCGCGGAGAAGATTGACGTGGGTGGCATCGACTTGGCCGCGACGCTTGCGGCGCGCCTGACGCTTGCGGTGGCGCAGCGGCCCGAGCGGCTCGTCTTCGTGGATCCTCCGTCGGCGGATCCGCATCGCGGAGGTGGAAGCGGAACGGGTCGCGGATTCAAAGTGTCACTCGGGACGATTCCCGATTATGCGTGGCAGGGCAAAGGCGTAAAACTCACGGGTGCCCGGCCGGATTCACCGGCACTTCGAGCGGGTTTGCAAGCGGGTGACGTCATCGTCAAGCTCGGAACGCACGACATCACGAATGTGCACGATTACGTATATGCCTTGCAGGAGTTGGAACCCGGGCGCGAAACGACGGTGGAAGTCGAGCGTGAAGGAAAGCGCTTACCGCTCAAGATCATTCCGGCACCCGGCCGATGA
- a CDS encoding alpha/beta fold hydrolase codes for MTSNRPASVRTTDGWLLRGEVSAEGSMEKPVALLLHAMMANRKSMDRPRGAGLASVLAGRDFGVVSFDLRGHGESGPSARDGARYSYDDYVLRDIPALVEFVRQEFAGRPVVVVGHSLGAHASLAASGVFPEKAPDGIVSIAGNMWVPSCEPDKARRAAKTAMLAAFLGMAETWGYFDPRPLRFGTDAVALPYVRQFWTMWSSNRYGSTDGSIDYREALGRVTIPVFSVASEADTLLAHPVSVELFLRPIPEKQKTLRVISGRDFGAPAPDHMGLVTDARSRPVWNEIADWIESEPGFERSLRARETRATRG; via the coding sequence ATGACTTCGAACCGCCCCGCTTCGGTCCGCACCACCGATGGATGGCTCCTCCGCGGTGAAGTGTCCGCGGAAGGCTCGATGGAAAAACCCGTCGCCCTGCTGCTTCACGCGATGATGGCAAACCGCAAATCGATGGATCGGCCTCGAGGCGCCGGACTTGCTTCGGTGCTCGCCGGACGCGACTTCGGTGTCGTTTCGTTCGACCTCCGCGGTCACGGCGAAAGTGGCCCAAGCGCCCGTGATGGGGCTCGGTACAGTTACGACGATTACGTACTCCGAGACATTCCGGCGCTCGTGGAGTTCGTGCGGCAAGAGTTTGCGGGGCGACCCGTCGTCGTGGTGGGTCATAGCCTCGGCGCGCATGCGTCTCTTGCGGCATCGGGTGTTTTTCCGGAGAAAGCGCCCGACGGCATCGTATCGATTGCAGGCAACATGTGGGTGCCTTCGTGCGAGCCCGACAAGGCACGTCGAGCGGCAAAGACGGCAATGCTCGCTGCGTTCTTGGGCATGGCTGAAACGTGGGGATATTTCGATCCGCGTCCTTTGCGCTTTGGTACGGACGCCGTCGCATTGCCTTATGTGAGGCAATTTTGGACCATGTGGTCATCGAATCGTTATGGGAGCACCGACGGCTCGATCGATTATCGCGAAGCGCTCGGTCGGGTGACGATTCCCGTATTTTCCGTCGCGAGCGAAGCCGATACGCTGCTTGCGCATCCTGTGTCCGTCGAGCTTTTTTTGCGGCCCATTCCTGAAAAGCAAAAGACGCTGCGTGTGATTTCGGGTCGGGATTTTGGCGCGCCCGCGCCGGATCACATGGGCCTGGTCACGGATGCCCGATCACGACCCGTGTGGAATGAAATTGCGGATTGGATCGAGAGCGAGCCAGGGTTTGAACGCTCGCTCCGCGCGCGTGAGACGCGCGCTACGCGAGGCTAG
- a CDS encoding VOC family protein, whose amino-acid sequence MQRTSTCLWFDGQGLDAAKLYVSLIPNSRIITVNEAGGKVMTVLFSLDGTEYLALNGGPQYKLSPAASIMVFCDDQDEVDRLWAAFLEGGGVESRCGWLTDKFGLSWQIIPRGFMDMMKSSDKEAVGRAFQAMLTMTKLHMPTIQKAYDGG is encoded by the coding sequence ATGCAACGGACGAGCACGTGTTTGTGGTTCGATGGTCAAGGTCTCGATGCGGCGAAGTTGTACGTCAGCTTGATTCCGAATTCGCGGATCATCACGGTCAACGAAGCGGGGGGCAAGGTGATGACGGTGCTGTTTTCGCTCGACGGCACCGAGTACCTCGCGCTCAATGGCGGACCGCAGTACAAGCTTTCGCCGGCCGCTTCGATTATGGTGTTTTGTGACGATCAGGACGAAGTCGACCGGCTTTGGGCGGCATTTTTGGAAGGTGGCGGCGTAGAAAGCCGCTGCGGATGGCTCACGGACAAGTTTGGTTTGTCGTGGCAAATCATTCCGCGTGGCTTCATGGATATGATGAAGAGCAGCGACAAGGAAGCCGTTGGGCGGGCATTTCAGGCGATGCTGACCATGACCAAGCTGCACATGCCGACGATTCAAAAAGCGTACGACGGCGGCTGA
- a CDS encoding phosphatidylinositol transfer protein — protein sequence MMKRYAFFLGSLAALLTISACGSEAPSTAATAGSGANAGSGGTSSSSSGGSGGEGGAGGASNVTCLPIPACNAAAPNPGTATGWNSIIPPIGDPNHRGRDMFYNPGDPQWIMAKFSYGTIDDDIKGEYVDVYLNRDCGDTWEFLGTATTTEDGEHATVEGVEDTGGRIYFQIPADKALGLGWHRVHLVVKGDLSTTDLFINVVEKGAPVIVSDIDGTLTTYETEEFVALAAGSLPAMQKDAANLFNIYASNGYNIFYMTARPEWLGARTRAFFQQYGFPRGIVHTTLTKSGALGSEAATYKTNELAMIAKKGLVPSYAFGNTESDAEAYFNAMVQPADHRVFIQFDDKVHGGRRIEQYTELLGEASALPAVCQ from the coding sequence ATGATGAAACGATACGCTTTCTTCCTCGGTTCACTTGCAGCACTTTTGACCATCTCCGCCTGCGGCTCGGAAGCTCCGAGCACGGCAGCGACGGCTGGATCCGGCGCGAACGCTGGCAGTGGTGGCACGAGCAGTAGCAGCAGCGGTGGCAGTGGCGGCGAAGGAGGCGCAGGAGGAGCATCCAACGTGACTTGCCTGCCCATTCCCGCGTGTAACGCTGCGGCCCCGAATCCCGGCACCGCGACTGGCTGGAATTCGATCATCCCTCCGATAGGCGATCCAAATCATCGCGGTCGCGACATGTTCTACAATCCCGGCGACCCGCAATGGATCATGGCCAAGTTTTCGTATGGCACGATCGACGACGACATCAAGGGCGAATACGTCGACGTCTATTTGAACCGCGATTGCGGAGATACGTGGGAATTTCTGGGCACGGCGACGACCACGGAGGATGGTGAGCACGCGACGGTCGAAGGCGTGGAAGATACGGGCGGACGCATTTATTTCCAAATTCCTGCCGACAAAGCTTTGGGCCTGGGATGGCATCGCGTGCACCTCGTCGTCAAAGGTGATCTTTCGACGACGGACCTATTCATCAACGTCGTGGAAAAGGGCGCACCCGTCATCGTCAGCGATATCGATGGAACGCTGACGACCTACGAGACGGAAGAATTCGTGGCATTGGCGGCGGGCTCGCTCCCAGCCATGCAAAAAGACGCGGCGAATTTGTTCAACATTTACGCGTCGAACGGCTACAACATCTTTTACATGACCGCACGTCCGGAATGGCTGGGTGCGCGCACGCGGGCATTTTTCCAGCAATACGGATTCCCGCGGGGCATCGTGCACACGACGCTCACGAAATCAGGCGCGCTCGGAAGCGAAGCCGCGACGTACAAGACGAACGAGCTTGCGATGATTGCCAAAAAGGGGCTCGTGCCGTCCTACGCTTTCGGCAATACGGAGAGCGACGCCGAAGCGTACTTCAATGCGATGGTACAGCCGGCCGATCACCGAGTATTCATTCAATTCGACGACAAGGTGCATGGGGGGCGACGCATCGAGCAGTATACGGAATTGCTCGGAGAAGCCTCCGCATTGCCTGCCGTCTGCCAATGA
- a CDS encoding mechanosensitive ion channel family protein, whose protein sequence is MFGLAAMGLIALESGTPPWWLLRRLPPWAITTTYNGIALWQWAALPSFFAFSMLVGWLVAKLFGFALVPVAKRSETRWDDDLLMVLQGPVRLLFGTIVFWHIVPLIALGKTPTKFLSSCIDVLVVISVLWGIFCALDITAKRVSERLANAHELKDRGGVLSVIAIGTKMAKVLVVLFGFVMALGMLGVEVTGIIAGLGIGGVAVAFAGQKTLENLFGSLVIGLDQPLRIGDFVKVEDLTGTVEQIGLRSTRIRTLDRTVVTMPNGKLSDTRIENYAARDRLRLNAKFGLRYSTKPETVRVIIEKMREYLRERPDVFPDTILVHLVGFGDSALVIEVNVWLLSQEWTEFLDWREETLLGLMEVIEANGSAIALPAQTLHVESMPRGVGPSGASPPNRSH, encoded by the coding sequence ATGTTTGGTTTGGCTGCGATGGGGCTGATTGCTCTGGAGTCGGGGACACCGCCTTGGTGGCTTCTTCGTCGACTGCCGCCTTGGGCCATCACGACGACGTATAACGGTATTGCTTTGTGGCAATGGGCAGCGTTGCCCTCGTTTTTCGCCTTTTCGATGCTCGTCGGGTGGCTCGTCGCGAAGCTCTTCGGGTTCGCGCTCGTCCCCGTTGCCAAGCGGTCGGAAACGCGTTGGGACGACGACCTTTTGATGGTGCTTCAGGGGCCGGTGCGGCTTCTTTTCGGGACCATCGTCTTCTGGCACATCGTTCCGTTGATTGCGCTTGGAAAGACGCCGACGAAATTTTTGTCGAGCTGCATCGACGTGCTCGTCGTCATCAGCGTCTTGTGGGGCATTTTTTGCGCGCTCGACATTACGGCGAAACGCGTATCCGAACGCCTCGCGAATGCCCATGAGCTCAAGGACAGGGGCGGCGTGCTGTCGGTCATTGCGATTGGCACGAAAATGGCCAAAGTGCTGGTCGTCCTATTCGGGTTCGTCATGGCACTCGGCATGCTCGGCGTCGAGGTCACCGGCATCATCGCGGGTCTCGGAATTGGCGGCGTAGCGGTTGCATTCGCGGGTCAAAAAACGCTGGAAAACCTCTTCGGGTCGCTCGTGATCGGTTTGGACCAGCCGCTTCGCATCGGCGATTTCGTCAAAGTCGAGGACCTCACGGGTACGGTCGAACAAATTGGACTACGATCGACGCGCATTCGCACGCTCGACCGAACCGTGGTCACCATGCCGAACGGGAAGTTGTCCGATACGCGCATCGAAAACTATGCAGCGCGCGATCGATTGCGATTGAACGCGAAGTTCGGCCTACGTTATTCGACCAAGCCCGAAACGGTGCGCGTCATCATCGAAAAAATGCGCGAATACCTGCGCGAGCGTCCCGATGTATTTCCTGATACCATTCTCGTGCATCTGGTCGGTTTTGGCGATTCCGCATTGGTCATCGAAGTCAACGTGTGGCTGCTCAGTCAAGAGTGGACCGAATTTCTCGACTGGCGCGAAGAAACATTGCTTGGGCTGATGGAGGTCATCGAAGCAAATGGATCGGCCATCGCCCTTCCTGCGCAGACGTTGCACGTCGAGTCGATGCCGCGCGGGGTTGGCCCCTCGGGTGCGTCCCCGCCGAACCGCTCACACTGA
- the tpx gene encoding thiol peroxidase: MATITLKGNPIPTSGDLPKPGDAAPDFSLVRSDLSRATLASFSGKKILNIFPSIDTPVCATSVRKFNKHASEKGITVLNISEDLPFAQKRFCGAEGIDKCESLSAFRSSFGKDYGVEIAAGPFAGLTARAVVVLDADNKVIHSELVPEIAQEPNYDAALKAVG, encoded by the coding sequence ATGGCCACCATTACGTTGAAGGGCAATCCCATTCCCACCTCGGGCGATTTGCCGAAGCCCGGCGATGCCGCGCCTGACTTCAGCCTCGTTCGTAGCGACTTGTCCCGCGCCACGCTCGCATCGTTTTCCGGCAAGAAAATCCTCAATATTTTCCCCAGCATCGATACGCCCGTTTGCGCCACGTCGGTCCGCAAGTTCAACAAGCATGCTTCGGAAAAGGGCATCACCGTGCTCAACATTTCCGAGGACCTTCCGTTTGCGCAGAAGCGTTTTTGCGGTGCCGAGGGCATCGACAAATGCGAATCGCTTTCCGCGTTCCGATCGTCGTTTGGCAAGGACTATGGCGTTGAAATCGCGGCCGGTCCCTTCGCGGGCCTCACCGCGCGCGCCGTCGTCGTGCTCGACGCCGACAACAAGGTCATCCACTCCGAGCTCGTGCCGGAAATCGCGCAGGAGCCGAACTACGACGCGGCCCTGAAAGCGGTTGGCTGA
- a CDS encoding Pyoverdin chromophore biosynthetic protein pvcC: MSAPSTNGTPRKTQPLTRTRYIDSLRGTREVWVHGERVDDLTTHPVFRNGAHMFARQYNALHDPNRRSKLVTATDTGSDGETHWFFRVPRSVSDLLAEREALAEWARIMYGWAGQSPEEGASLIAALGVAPEAYGQFEANARAWYQRASEQALFFHHAIQQPMNGQRDPCEVPLIIERETDAGLILTGSAIVPSCAALSHCGFLVHHAHWPSRAEDYPLAFIAPMDSPGIKLQCRPTSTVLARLYGSPFDYPLTSRFEDNDALLSFESALVPWENVLAWGTGTNGILSFLRASFAARKNFQECIRLSVKLEFIAGLLMHAANAAGSSSLAESRAATGELLSYRNLFWGLSEAQVRAPDPWMNGGVLPGSDHGLTFRIFSTVVYPRIRELIERSVGGGSVFLTASAADFTNPGTQDTLDRLVRAQNGYSTLDRVKLMKLLWDAIEVEAQARMDQPARTKVTNELRETVFSSASAIGFADQCMAFASRCLNEYDAEGWSAPDLITTIEPIPALSSRRRFQPI; the protein is encoded by the coding sequence ATGAGCGCTCCCAGCACGAACGGCACTCCGCGAAAGACGCAACCGCTCACGCGCACCAGGTACATCGATAGCTTGCGCGGCACGCGCGAGGTCTGGGTCCACGGCGAGCGCGTCGACGACCTCACGACGCATCCCGTGTTCCGCAACGGTGCACATATGTTCGCGCGGCAGTACAACGCGCTGCACGACCCGAACCGACGCAGCAAACTCGTCACGGCGACGGACACGGGCTCGGACGGAGAAACGCATTGGTTTTTCCGGGTTCCGCGCAGCGTGAGTGATCTCCTCGCCGAACGCGAAGCGCTCGCGGAGTGGGCGCGCATCATGTACGGCTGGGCCGGACAGAGTCCCGAGGAAGGCGCGAGCCTCATCGCGGCGCTCGGCGTTGCACCCGAAGCGTATGGGCAATTCGAAGCGAATGCGCGCGCGTGGTATCAAAGGGCGAGCGAACAGGCCTTGTTTTTCCATCACGCGATTCAGCAGCCGATGAACGGCCAGCGCGATCCGTGCGAAGTGCCTCTCATCATCGAGCGGGAAACGGACGCCGGTCTCATCCTCACCGGTTCGGCGATCGTGCCTTCGTGTGCGGCCCTTTCCCATTGCGGTTTCCTCGTGCATCACGCCCATTGGCCGTCGCGCGCGGAAGATTATCCGCTCGCATTCATCGCGCCCATGGATTCGCCGGGCATCAAACTGCAGTGCCGTCCCACGAGCACCGTATTGGCGCGCCTTTATGGATCTCCCTTCGATTATCCGCTCACGAGCCGTTTCGAGGACAACGACGCCTTGCTCTCGTTCGAGTCGGCGCTCGTGCCGTGGGAAAACGTGCTCGCGTGGGGCACGGGCACGAATGGCATTCTTTCGTTTTTGCGGGCGAGCTTTGCGGCGCGGAAAAATTTCCAGGAGTGCATTCGGCTCTCCGTGAAGCTCGAATTCATCGCCGGGCTCCTCATGCATGCGGCCAACGCGGCAGGGAGCTCGTCGCTGGCCGAATCGCGAGCGGCGACGGGTGAATTGCTCTCGTATCGGAACCTGTTTTGGGGGCTCTCCGAAGCCCAAGTTCGCGCCCCGGATCCGTGGATGAACGGAGGTGTCTTGCCGGGATCGGACCATGGCCTCACGTTTCGCATTTTTTCGACCGTCGTGTATCCGCGCATTCGCGAGCTCATCGAACGATCCGTCGGTGGAGGCAGCGTGTTTCTGACCGCGAGCGCCGCGGACTTCACCAATCCGGGTACGCAAGACACCCTCGATCGCCTCGTGCGCGCGCAAAACGGTTATTCCACACTCGACCGCGTCAAACTCATGAAGTTGCTCTGGGATGCCATCGAGGTCGAAGCGCAAGCTCGCATGGATCAACCGGCGCGAACGAAAGTGACCAACGAGCTGCGGGAGACGGTGTTTTCGTCGGCCAGCGCGATTGGATTTGCCGATCAGTGCATGGCTTTCGCCAGCCGCTGCTTGAACGAATACGACGCCGAAGGCTGGAGCGCGCCCGATCTGATTACGACGATCGAACCGATTCCTGCATTGTCGTCACGGCGAAGGTTTCAGCCGATTTAG
- a CDS encoding SUMF1/EgtB/PvdO family nonheme iron enzyme, translated as MPSFSGRLGIGFVFCALLSASVTAPACSNREHVVATDAGADAQPGPDAMADAAFDAALDAAYDAAFGADADVDDAAADADADVDAALPGTSEGCPSDMVLVAGDYCPTVQQKCIEHHSEFNTDQKRKKKAGGNHASTVSERCMRYEEPSVCLSKKRVPMRFCMDRYEWPNQKGELPALLVSWGDAKKLCEEKGKRLCMEAEYNFACEGEAMLPYTYGYERDATACNIDREYRKREKSLKKYERCMKKPECKAELARLDQRLPTGSMPRCVSPFGVYDLNGNINEWVERPKQKYPNRSGLKGGWWGPVRGRCRPTVGFHKEDDYGYEEGFRCCKDAEGQ; from the coding sequence ATGCCGTCGTTTTCCGGTCGTTTGGGGATAGGGTTTGTCTTTTGCGCATTGCTTTCGGCGTCCGTGACGGCTCCGGCGTGTTCGAATCGCGAGCACGTCGTTGCGACGGACGCCGGCGCTGATGCGCAACCAGGTCCCGATGCAATGGCGGACGCTGCATTCGACGCGGCGCTCGATGCAGCGTACGACGCGGCATTTGGTGCGGACGCGGATGTGGACGATGCAGCGGCGGATGCGGATGCAGACGTCGACGCGGCATTGCCTGGGACGAGCGAGGGGTGTCCGAGCGACATGGTGCTCGTCGCGGGCGATTATTGTCCCACGGTGCAGCAGAAATGCATCGAGCACCATAGCGAGTTCAATACGGATCAAAAGAGAAAGAAGAAAGCTGGCGGCAATCACGCGAGCACGGTCAGCGAGCGATGTATGCGGTACGAAGAGCCGTCGGTTTGTCTTTCCAAAAAGCGCGTGCCGATGCGTTTTTGCATGGATCGGTACGAATGGCCGAACCAGAAGGGCGAATTGCCTGCATTGCTCGTATCATGGGGTGATGCGAAGAAGCTTTGCGAGGAAAAGGGAAAACGTCTCTGCATGGAGGCGGAATACAACTTCGCATGCGAGGGCGAGGCAATGCTGCCGTACACGTACGGGTACGAGCGTGATGCGACGGCGTGCAACATCGACCGGGAATACCGCAAGCGGGAAAAGTCGCTGAAGAAGTACGAGCGGTGCATGAAGAAGCCCGAATGCAAGGCGGAGCTCGCGCGATTGGATCAGCGTTTGCCGACGGGCTCGATGCCTCGTTGTGTATCTCCGTTTGGCGTGTACGACCTCAACGGGAACATCAACGAGTGGGTGGAGCGGCCGAAGCAAAAATATCCGAATCGAAGCGGATTGAAGGGCGGCTGGTGGGGCCCCGTGCGCGGGCGGTGCAGGCCCACGGTGGGTTTTCACAAGGAAGACGATTACGGCTACGAGGAAGGATTTCGGTGCTGCAAGGACGCGGAGGGGCAGTGA
- a CDS encoding TonB-dependent receptor yields the protein MRPSSKISTIAVAALAMATSRDVCADEPETPIDVTVRGSPAPAFVSRASEGARSREPIDAASMLAELPSVHVRRLGADGAQSTLSIRGSASSQVGVMLGGIPLTSGADPTFDVGSLPLWPGASFRVYRGFAPASLGTTGYLGGLLVIDPPSALSGARSDAQLVAGSFGTLKARAGDARTVGPVKLGFGVFGSRSDGDFPYDVPNPRTGDLVTRTRTNAEAVRAGAIGRVALERAWGSVGATFLADARHVGLPGSATFTTTFPSLDTSRLVAGVDTTIRVFGSAAVRAQVWGRSERSRFADPLGEIDPTRSSNLAEQSILAAGSSVGLRGVRAGPVNVAFSIDGRAERLLPTDGTSVLGGVDASRFAGGAGVEVEARVRSALRLFASGRIDARRDSVTGVIASKMPDSGVAMDVVPSGHVGASYRLGDAATISAHVGLLRRFPSFAELYGDRGSLVGDPRLRIERALAADLGVQGDVRVGRVRLGYEVAGFVTDSRDLILFLPLGRGTFRAGNVGAALLAGVEGSASLAAKNLVTTLSYTFLFTDNRSDDPLARGRPLPGRPIHDFSYDATYRVGPIGFRYGIDAIAGTTVDTAASIVVPPRLFHGAGISLNVPRFSSLRVGLEVQNLFDVRVMRVPSPLSQNLVAVPVSDFLGFPLPGRSIWATLRFRAP from the coding sequence ATGCGACCCTCATCGAAAATATCTACGATTGCGGTCGCGGCGCTGGCCATGGCGACGTCGCGTGACGTTTGCGCGGACGAACCCGAAACGCCCATCGACGTCACCGTTCGAGGCTCACCCGCACCCGCCTTCGTCTCGCGCGCGTCCGAAGGCGCTCGATCACGCGAACCCATCGACGCCGCATCGATGCTGGCCGAGCTTCCCAGTGTGCACGTACGTCGCCTCGGAGCCGACGGCGCGCAGTCGACGCTGTCCATTCGTGGCTCGGCGTCGTCTCAAGTCGGCGTCATGCTGGGCGGCATTCCGCTGACGAGCGGCGCCGATCCAACCTTCGACGTCGGATCGCTCCCGCTTTGGCCCGGCGCCTCGTTTCGCGTCTACCGCGGCTTTGCGCCCGCATCACTCGGCACCACCGGCTACCTCGGAGGCTTGCTCGTCATCGATCCACCGTCCGCGCTGTCCGGTGCACGCTCCGACGCGCAACTCGTCGCAGGCTCCTTCGGCACGCTCAAGGCTCGAGCTGGCGATGCGCGTACGGTTGGTCCGGTCAAACTTGGCTTCGGCGTGTTCGGATCGCGCTCCGACGGAGACTTTCCGTACGACGTGCCAAACCCTCGCACGGGGGATCTCGTCACGCGCACGCGCACGAATGCCGAAGCCGTGCGAGCTGGGGCCATTGGTCGCGTGGCGCTCGAACGCGCGTGGGGCAGCGTTGGCGCGACGTTTCTCGCGGATGCCAGGCACGTCGGCTTGCCCGGATCGGCGACGTTCACGACCACGTTTCCAAGTCTCGATACCAGTCGCCTCGTGGCAGGTGTGGACACGACCATTCGCGTTTTTGGCTCGGCGGCCGTTCGCGCGCAGGTATGGGGGCGCAGCGAGCGTTCTCGATTTGCCGATCCTCTTGGCGAGATCGATCCGACGCGCAGCTCGAACCTTGCAGAACAATCCATTCTTGCTGCGGGATCCTCCGTGGGTCTTCGCGGCGTGCGAGCGGGTCCTGTCAACGTTGCCTTTTCGATCGACGGTCGTGCCGAACGTCTTTTGCCGACCGATGGCACATCGGTGCTCGGTGGCGTTGATGCATCACGTTTCGCGGGAGGAGCTGGCGTGGAAGTCGAGGCGCGCGTGCGATCGGCATTGCGGCTTTTTGCGTCCGGCCGCATCGATGCGCGGCGTGATAGCGTGACGGGTGTCATTGCGTCGAAAATGCCCGACAGTGGAGTGGCCATGGACGTCGTACCGAGTGGTCATGTGGGTGCGTCGTATCGATTGGGCGACGCGGCGACCATTTCGGCGCACGTGGGCTTGTTGCGACGATTTCCGAGTTTTGCCGAGCTTTATGGGGATCGCGGCAGCCTCGTCGGGGATCCGCGATTGCGCATCGAACGAGCGCTTGCTGCGGACTTGGGCGTTCAAGGGGATGTTCGGGTGGGCCGCGTTCGATTGGGATACGAGGTCGCTGGGTTCGTCACGGATTCGAGGGATCTCATTTTGTTTTTGCCGCTCGGGCGAGGCACATTTCGAGCAGGCAATGTGGGAGCGGCATTGCTTGCGGGTGTGGAAGGTTCGGCGTCGCTCGCGGCGAAAAACCTCGTGACCACGTTGAGTTACACGTTTCTCTTCACGGACAATCGCAGTGACGATCCTCTTGCGCGCGGAAGGCCTTTGCCTGGGCGCCCCATTCATGATTTTTCGTACGATGCGACGTATCGCGTGGGTCCCATTGGATTTCGTTATGGAATCGATGCGATTGCGGGCACGACCGTGGACACTGCGGCGAGCATCGTCGTACCGCCGCGATTGTTTCACGGGGCGGGCATTTCGCTCAATGTGCCGCGATTTTCGTCATTGCGAGTCGGGCTCGAAGTGCAGAACCTATTCGACGTGCGCGTGATGCGCGTGCCGTCGCCTTTGTCGCAAAACCTCGTCGCCGTACCTGTCAGCGATTTTCTTGGGTTTCCGCTGCCTGGGCGATCGATATGGGCCACGTTGCGGTTTCGCGCTCCGTGA